In a single window of the Nocardioides massiliensis genome:
- a CDS encoding single-stranded DNA-binding protein produces the protein MTIPTQMSLHGFIVTAPELTYGKSDVARFRARVGIEQWRKEPDGSFTKLDPQFCEMVMFKSAAERAYARFRVGDQFVASGYVHEYEFDRDGETIRREEFVARRIGHDTARTRYSVERPSPDRDAGTETGHDAQRTVEPSSTAVGI, from the coding sequence ATGACGATCCCCACCCAGATGAGTCTGCACGGCTTCATCGTCACCGCACCCGAGTTGACATACGGCAAGAGTGACGTCGCGAGGTTCCGTGCTCGGGTCGGCATCGAGCAGTGGCGCAAGGAGCCCGATGGATCCTTCACCAAGCTCGACCCGCAGTTTTGCGAGATGGTGATGTTCAAATCCGCCGCCGAGCGGGCCTACGCCCGGTTCCGTGTCGGTGATCAGTTCGTCGCTTCCGGCTACGTCCACGAATACGAGTTCGACCGCGACGGCGAAACGATCCGGCGCGAGGAGTTCGTGGCTCGCCGGATCGGACACGACACGGCGCGTACTCGCTACAGCGTCGAACGCCCCTCGCCCGACCGCGACGCCGGCACAGAGACCGGCCACGATGCCCAGCGCACGGTCGAGCCGTCCTCGACCGCTGTCGGAATCTGA
- a CDS encoding class I SAM-dependent RNA methyltransferase translates to MARGASLVGQEYDVEVGPVAHGGHCVARHEGRVIFVRHALPGELVRVRVTEGEEGSSYLRADAVRIDRASVHRVQPPCPVAVPLGCGGCDFQHATLAHQRELKAAVLQEQLSRLAGLELEVTVQPVAGDLPVQDEGLRWRTRMQYERAADGGRGLRRHRSHDVVPIEDCPIAHPDAREPGQGSGAVTEVVAAAGQERAFEVAADGFWQVHPGAPRVLVETVLELLAPQPGESVLDLYAGVGLFAGFLAPRVAPGRVEVVEGDRTATSYAERNLAGTGARVHTDRVDRWLARRRRDDPDGHVDLVVLDPPRAGAKRAVVAPVAGLRPRAIAYVACDPAALARDVGTFAAEGFELAGLRAFDLFPMTHHVECVALLTKTDSDLR, encoded by the coding sequence GTGGCGCGTGGCGCCTCCCTGGTCGGCCAGGAGTACGACGTCGAGGTCGGGCCGGTCGCACACGGTGGGCACTGCGTCGCGCGGCACGAGGGGCGAGTGATCTTCGTCCGGCACGCCCTCCCCGGAGAGCTCGTCCGGGTCCGGGTCACCGAGGGGGAGGAGGGGTCGTCGTACCTGCGTGCGGATGCCGTGCGCATCGACCGCGCCTCGGTCCACCGCGTGCAGCCGCCGTGCCCCGTCGCCGTACCCCTCGGGTGTGGTGGGTGCGACTTCCAGCACGCGACGCTTGCGCACCAGCGTGAGCTGAAGGCCGCCGTGCTGCAGGAGCAGCTCAGCCGGCTCGCCGGGCTCGAGCTCGAGGTCACCGTGCAGCCTGTCGCCGGGGACCTGCCGGTGCAGGACGAGGGTCTGCGCTGGCGCACGCGGATGCAGTATGAGCGCGCCGCCGATGGTGGGCGTGGCCTGCGCCGGCACCGCTCGCACGACGTCGTCCCGATCGAGGACTGCCCGATCGCCCACCCCGACGCCCGCGAGCCCGGACAGGGCAGCGGAGCAGTGACCGAGGTCGTGGCCGCCGCCGGGCAGGAGCGCGCCTTCGAGGTGGCGGCGGACGGGTTCTGGCAAGTGCACCCGGGAGCACCGCGGGTGCTCGTGGAGACGGTGCTCGAGCTGCTCGCGCCGCAGCCGGGGGAGTCCGTGCTCGACCTCTACGCCGGCGTCGGGCTGTTCGCCGGCTTCCTCGCGCCCCGCGTCGCGCCGGGGCGGGTCGAGGTCGTCGAGGGCGACCGCACCGCGACGTCGTACGCCGAGCGCAACCTCGCCGGCACGGGGGCGCGCGTGCACACCGACCGGGTGGACCGGTGGCTGGCGCGTCGACGCCGGGACGACCCGGACGGACATGTCGACCTCGTGGTCCTGGATCCGCCGCGTGCGGGCGCGAAGCGCGCGGTGGTGGCGCCGGTGGCGGGGCTGCGGCCGCGGGCGATCGCCTACGTCGCCTGCGACCCGGCCGCATTGGCCCGCGACGTCGGGACGTTCGCCGCCGAGGGCTTCGAGCTCGCGGGGCTGCGCGCCTTCGACCTGTTCCCGATGACACACCACGTCGAATGCGTCGCTCTGTTGACGAAAACTGACTCTGACCTGCGGTGA
- a CDS encoding tyrosine-type recombinase/integrase, whose translation MARQKLMVGTYGDINCTKRANGTWLARARYCDVDGVVREYRKSGETKNKARANLKAFFVDHTGTFGDGAIAPDDTVQQLLDLWFAKMEKSDGGPSSETLEHYRYHMRWVLDSDKTEHPLGAYQLRHVRPVIIQAALDSAGVSADMRKRIRSVLVRAFNLAIFHEALNGNPATAVPSVPVPKVKKKPVAVEELDAVRTAIREWANAERRNGPKSVDLPDIVDMLIATGMRIGELLALRWSDIELTAPPERRDDETWFPWLMVNGQITSKGKRVDYGKTHAAIRPIALPDWAVALLRRRKVAQPPNDLDAVFVSRNGTWHYPGNVQSRLWHIRQLDEYADIAALHDVSPHSFRRTVATAIDEVYDAEAAKDQLGHTSKTVTERHYINRRLVVPDYRAATERLAPRSDPSDGQPLGP comes from the coding sequence GTGGCCCGACAGAAGCTGATGGTTGGCACCTACGGCGATATCAACTGCACGAAACGTGCGAACGGTACTTGGTTGGCGCGTGCCCGGTACTGCGACGTGGACGGAGTCGTCCGCGAGTACCGCAAGAGTGGCGAAACGAAGAACAAGGCGAGAGCCAACCTCAAAGCGTTCTTCGTCGACCACACGGGCACCTTCGGCGATGGCGCCATCGCTCCTGACGACACGGTGCAGCAATTGCTCGACCTCTGGTTCGCCAAGATGGAGAAGTCCGACGGCGGGCCCAGTTCAGAAACCCTGGAGCACTACCGCTACCACATGCGCTGGGTGCTCGACAGCGACAAGACCGAGCACCCACTCGGTGCCTACCAACTGCGACACGTCCGGCCAGTGATCATTCAGGCGGCCCTGGACAGCGCCGGAGTCTCGGCAGACATGCGCAAGCGGATACGCAGCGTCCTCGTGCGTGCGTTCAACCTGGCGATCTTTCATGAGGCACTCAACGGCAACCCCGCCACGGCCGTCCCATCGGTTCCGGTTCCGAAGGTCAAGAAGAAGCCGGTGGCCGTGGAGGAGCTCGACGCAGTGCGTACGGCCATCCGTGAGTGGGCGAACGCCGAGCGGCGCAACGGTCCCAAGAGCGTGGATCTGCCCGACATCGTCGACATGCTCATCGCCACCGGTATGCGGATCGGAGAATTGCTCGCCCTGCGATGGTCCGACATCGAACTGACGGCCCCGCCCGAGCGCCGGGACGACGAGACCTGGTTCCCGTGGCTGATGGTGAATGGCCAGATCACCTCCAAGGGCAAGCGGGTCGATTACGGCAAGACCCACGCAGCGATCCGTCCCATCGCACTTCCCGACTGGGCCGTCGCGCTCCTGCGACGACGCAAGGTCGCTCAACCGCCCAACGATCTCGACGCAGTCTTCGTCAGCCGCAATGGGACCTGGCACTACCCAGGCAACGTCCAGAGCCGGTTATGGCATATCCGCCAACTCGACGAGTACGCCGACATCGCCGCGCTCCACGACGTCTCGCCCCATTCGTTTCGCCGGACGGTGGCCACGGCGATCGACGAGGTCTACGACGCCGAAGCCGCCAAGGATCAGCTCGGACACACCTCCAAGACGGTCACCGAGCGGCACTACATCAACCGCCGGCTCGTGGTGCCGGACTACCGCGCAGCCACCGAGCGGCTTGCACCCCGTTCCGATCCCAGTGACGGTCAACCGCTCGGGCCCTGA
- a CDS encoding helix-turn-helix transcriptional regulator, with product MSEASDNHHAAVHRLAAVGDAAGQQSREKSDPNSTKSAASARPLTAVDDPFFNTADAGNYLGIPKATLLTWRARRPGYGPRAVKAGGRLKYRLSELDRWLQAHEESFAEDESADASIPVPDRASPVRTRNRASRVGAGALRAARS from the coding sequence ATGAGCGAAGCCTCTGACAACCATCACGCGGCGGTGCACCGGCTCGCCGCAGTGGGCGACGCGGCGGGCCAGCAAAGCCGGGAAAAATCCGACCCGAACAGCACCAAGTCTGCGGCAAGCGCACGTCCTCTGACGGCCGTTGATGATCCGTTCTTCAACACTGCAGATGCGGGCAACTACCTCGGCATTCCCAAAGCCACTCTGCTGACCTGGCGCGCTCGCCGACCTGGATACGGCCCGCGTGCGGTGAAGGCGGGCGGGCGGCTGAAGTATCGGCTGTCTGAACTCGATCGGTGGCTTCAGGCCCATGAGGAGTCGTTCGCGGAAGACGAATCTGCCGACGCGTCCATTCCCGTCCCAGACAGGGCAAGTCCGGTCCGTACCCGCAACCGCGCCAGCCGGGTGGGCGCTGGAGCCCTGAGGGCGGCGCGGTCCTGA
- a CDS encoding potassium channel family protein codes for MHVVIMGCGRVGSTLARGLEDRHHTVAVIDSDPSAFRRLGPDFNGQQVTGMGFDRAVLAKAGIERAEAFAAVSSGDNSNIIAARVARETFGLQQVVARIYDPGRAEVFQRLGITTVATVKWTADQVMRRLLPAGAEPFFRDPSGTIRLDQVPMPESWVGARTVHFQQQTGSRIAWIDRLGEGMLPHRESVIQEGDILHVVMREESADSVYAALHAGPEED; via the coding sequence GTGCACGTCGTGATCATGGGTTGCGGCCGGGTCGGTTCCACACTGGCGCGGGGCCTCGAGGACCGCCACCACACCGTCGCCGTCATCGACTCCGACCCCTCCGCCTTCCGCCGCCTCGGCCCCGACTTCAACGGCCAACAGGTCACCGGGATGGGCTTCGACCGCGCCGTGCTGGCCAAGGCCGGCATTGAGCGGGCCGAAGCGTTCGCTGCCGTCTCCAGCGGCGACAACTCCAACATCATCGCCGCCCGGGTGGCGCGGGAGACGTTCGGCCTGCAGCAGGTGGTGGCCCGGATCTACGACCCCGGCCGCGCCGAGGTCTTCCAGCGCCTGGGCATCACCACCGTCGCCACGGTCAAGTGGACCGCCGACCAGGTGATGCGCCGACTGCTGCCCGCGGGCGCGGAGCCCTTCTTCCGCGACCCGTCGGGCACGATCCGCCTCGACCAGGTCCCGATGCCGGAGTCGTGGGTCGGCGCGCGCACGGTGCACTTCCAGCAGCAGACCGGCAGCCGGATCGCCTGGATCGACCGACTGGGCGAGGGCATGCTGCCCCACCGCGAGTCGGTGATCCAGGAGGGCGACATCCTGCACGTCGTCATGCGCGAGGAGTCCGCCGACAGCGTCTACGCCGCGCTCCACGCCGGACCGGAGGAGGACTGA
- a CDS encoding APC family permease, which yields MGVTDVSKRILLGRKLRSTQAGETLLPKKVAFPVFASDALSSVAYAPDEIFLMLSLAGISAYALSWQVGLAVAVVLLAVVASYRQTVHAYPSGGGDYEVATVNLGPRAGTTVASALLVDYVLTVAVSVSAAVQNAGSALGWVSGNEVLVAVVLVALVAALNLRGIRESGPLFAIPTYAFIVGIVGMCAWGIGRDLLGTLPDAESASLRIIEADGYAEGTLTTVALVFLVARAFSSGCVALTGVEGISNGVPAFRKPKSRNAASTLLLLGVAAIVMMMSVIALANRMDVRYVDPLDLDRLVQADGAPLPGDYDQPTLLAQIAGGIFDNFAPGFYLVIGVTALILVLAANTAFNGFPVLGSILARDGLAPRQLGARGDRLAYSNGIVFLAALAIVLIVAFDAETTQLIQLYIVGVFVSFNLSQLGMLRHWTRALRDERDPAERRRMHRSRAINAFGLTMTAIVLVVVLVTKFLEGAWITVLAMGTFYLVMRTIRGHYDKVGHELEIADDDQLLPTRVHAIVLVSKLHKPTMRALAYAKAARPNLLEAVYVDTDSRTTDQLLEEWDERGIDVPLKVLYSPYREITRPILEYARSIRAAAPRGVVAVYIPEYVVGRWWEQLLHNQTALRLKGRLLFTPGVMVTSVPYQLRSSAIAKERTEREFARTRPGDVRQGRVHDVHSGGRRRDLS from the coding sequence GTGGGTGTCACCGACGTCTCCAAGCGGATCCTGCTGGGCCGCAAATTGCGCAGCACCCAGGCCGGGGAGACGTTGCTGCCCAAGAAGGTCGCGTTCCCGGTCTTCGCGAGCGACGCGCTGTCGTCGGTGGCCTACGCGCCCGACGAGATCTTCTTGATGCTGTCGCTGGCCGGCATCTCGGCGTACGCCCTGAGCTGGCAGGTCGGTCTGGCCGTGGCCGTGGTGCTGCTCGCCGTGGTCGCGTCGTACCGGCAGACCGTCCACGCCTACCCCAGTGGCGGCGGCGACTACGAGGTCGCCACCGTCAACCTCGGGCCGCGGGCCGGCACGACCGTCGCCAGCGCACTGCTGGTCGACTACGTGCTCACCGTGGCCGTGTCGGTCTCCGCCGCGGTCCAGAACGCCGGCTCGGCGCTCGGCTGGGTCAGCGGCAACGAGGTTCTCGTGGCCGTCGTGCTGGTGGCGCTCGTCGCCGCCCTCAACCTGCGGGGCATCCGCGAGTCGGGGCCGCTCTTCGCGATCCCGACGTACGCCTTCATCGTCGGCATCGTGGGGATGTGCGCCTGGGGGATCGGGCGCGACCTGCTCGGCACCCTCCCGGACGCGGAGAGCGCCTCGCTGCGGATCATCGAGGCGGACGGGTACGCCGAGGGGACCCTGACGACCGTCGCGCTCGTGTTCCTCGTCGCCCGGGCGTTCTCGTCCGGCTGCGTGGCGCTGACCGGGGTCGAGGGGATCAGCAACGGGGTCCCGGCCTTCCGCAAGCCCAAGAGCCGCAACGCGGCGTCCACGCTCCTGCTGCTGGGAGTCGCCGCCATCGTGATGATGATGAGCGTCATCGCGCTGGCCAACCGGATGGACGTCCGCTACGTCGACCCGCTCGACCTCGACCGTCTCGTCCAGGCAGACGGAGCCCCCCTCCCGGGCGACTACGACCAGCCGACGCTGCTCGCGCAGATCGCCGGCGGCATCTTCGACAACTTCGCGCCCGGCTTCTACCTCGTCATCGGCGTGACTGCGCTCATCCTCGTGCTCGCGGCCAACACCGCGTTCAACGGCTTCCCGGTCCTCGGCTCGATCCTGGCGCGCGACGGCCTGGCGCCGCGCCAGCTCGGGGCACGGGGCGACCGGCTGGCCTACAGCAACGGGATCGTCTTCCTCGCCGCACTCGCGATCGTCCTGATCGTGGCGTTCGACGCCGAGACCACGCAGCTGATCCAGCTCTACATCGTCGGCGTCTTCGTGTCCTTCAACCTCAGCCAGCTCGGGATGCTGCGGCACTGGACCCGCGCCCTGCGCGACGAGCGCGACCCCGCCGAGCGCCGGCGGATGCACCGGTCGCGGGCCATCAACGCCTTCGGGCTGACGATGACCGCGATCGTGCTCGTCGTCGTCCTCGTCACGAAGTTTCTCGAGGGCGCCTGGATCACCGTGCTGGCGATGGGCACGTTCTACCTCGTGATGCGCACCATCCGCGGCCACTACGACAAGGTCGGCCACGAGCTGGAGATCGCTGATGACGATCAGCTGCTGCCGACCCGGGTGCACGCGATCGTGCTGGTCTCCAAGCTGCACAAGCCGACCATGCGGGCGCTGGCCTATGCCAAGGCTGCGCGGCCCAATCTGCTCGAGGCGGTCTACGTCGACACTGACTCCCGGACCACCGACCAACTGCTGGAGGAGTGGGACGAGCGCGGCATCGACGTCCCGCTCAAGGTGCTCTACTCGCCCTACCGCGAGATCACCCGCCCGATCCTGGAGTACGCCCGCTCGATCCGCGCGGCCGCGCCGCGCGGGGTCGTGGCCGTCTACATCCCGGAGTACGTCGTGGGTCGCTGGTGGGAGCAGCTGCTGCACAACCAGACCGCGCTCAGGTTGAAGGGGCGGTTGCTGTTCACCCCCGGCGTGATGGTGACCTCGGTCCCGTACCAGCTGCGTTCCTCGGCGATCGCCAAGGAACGCACCGAGCGCGAGTTCGCCCGCACCCGGCCCGGCGACGTCCGGCAGGGCCGCGTCCACGACGTGCACTCCGGCGGCCGCCGCAGGGATCTCTCGTGA